TTCACGTCCACCCACCTGCCGGGTACCGGACCCGAGCGCCTCGCCTCCACCGAGGTGGACGACGAGGTCCTCCTCCTTGGCGTCGGTCTGACTGAGCTGGACGTACGCGCCGACGTCGGAGATCCACCCGACGTTGCTGACCCGGGTCCCGCCGACCGCCTGCGTCGATCCCGAATTGGGCTTCCACCCCTCCGGTGTCGGCGGCCGACGGATCGGGAACGGCAGATCGCGCGCGTCCGCCTGCAAGGCGTTGGTCACGTCGAATGCGGGCGTCCGGTCGTCGGCGGCCTGACCGCTGAGGCCGACCGAGCAGTTGCCCGACGCGATCGCGACGATCGCGCAGACGATCAGCAGCGGTATCAGCGACCAGATCATGTCCTTGCTGCTGTGCAGGATGCGGGGTTTGGCGGCCATACGTCGAGTATCCCAAGCCCGGCGGCGACCGCCGCGCCCCACCCTCGCCCGCGCCGGTGGCCGACCCGCGGCGTCCGACCCTGTTCAACGCGCCGCCGACCATGTTGAGTGGGTGGATGCGACCACTGCGACGCTCACTGCCGGCCGTGTTGCTGACCCTCCTACTCGTCGCCGGGCTGTCCGGGTGCGGCAGCGGATCCTCGTCCGAGGGCTTCGAGGGCATCCGCGAATCCGGTGTCCTGCGAGTGGGGACCGAGGGCACCTACGCCCCGTTCAGCTACCACGACCAGAGCACCGGGCAACTCTCCGGCTATGACGTCGACGTCGCGAACGCGGTCGCCGAGAAACTCGGTGTGCGAGCCGAATTCGTCGAGACACCATGGGATTCCATCTTCGCGGCGCTCGGCGCCGATCGTTTCGACGTGGTCGCCAACCAGGTGACCATCACCCCTGAGCGTCAGGCGCGTTACGACCTGTCGGCGCCGTACTCGGTGGGCGAAGGGGTGATCGTGACGCGCGCCGACGACACTTCCATCCGTTCGCTCGACGACCTCTCCGGAAAGGTCACCGCGCAGTCGGCGACCAGCAACTGGGCGCAGGTCGCCCGCGACGCCGGTGCCCGGGTCGAGGCCGTCGAGGGCTTCACCCAGGCCATCACACTGCTCAATCAGGGTCGGGTGCAGGCGACCGTCAACGACAGCATCGCCGTGTACGCCTATCTGGCCGAGACCGGCGACACCAGCGTGCGGATCGCCGCGAAGACCGGCGACACCAGCGAGCAGGCGTTTGCGGCCCGTAAGGACAGCCGGATCGTCGGCGAGCTGAACCGGGCACTCGACGAGCTGAAGGCCGACGGCACGCTCACCCGGATCTCGCAGCGGTACCTCAAGGCCGACGCGAGCGGCTCACCGCAGGCGCAGCCCTCTGACCAGCAGAAATCTGAGCCCCGCAGCACCTGGCAACTCATCGCCGACAATCTCTGGCCGATGGCCAGGGCGACCCTCACGATGACCATCCCGCTCGCCGCGATCAGTTTCGTGATCGGGTTGGTGATCGCGCTGATCGTGGCACTCGCCCGGCTCTCGACCAATCGCCTGGTCTCGTGGCTCGCCCGCGCCTACATCTCGGTGATCCGCGGGACCCCCCTGCTCGTGCAGCTGTTCATCATCTTCTACGCGCTGCCCGAGCTCGGGGTGAGCGTGCCACCGTTCCCGGCCGCGGTGGTGGCGTTCTCACTCAACGTCGGCGGCTACGCGGCGGAGATCATCCGCAGCGCGATCCTGTCGGTACCGAAGGGCCAGACCGAGGCCGCGCAGACCATCGGCATGGACTACGTCACGACGCTGCGCCGGATCGTGCTGCCGCAGGCCGCGCGCAACGCCGTGCCCGGCCTGTCCAACACGTTGATCTCCCTGGTCAAGGACACCTCTCTGGCATCGACCATCCTGGTCACCGAGTTGTTGCGGGTCGCGCAGATCGCGGCGGCCCCGACCTTCGAGTTCTTCGCGCTCTACACCACCGCCGCGGTCTATTACTGGATCGTCTGCTTCGTCCTGTCCGGTCTGCAAGGCCGGCTCGAGCATCGCCTGGGAAGGTTCGTCACGTCATGACAGACAACCCCGTCACCCCACCGGCAGCCACCGGCCATGGCCCCCTGATCGACGTCGACGGACTCCGGAAGTCCTTCGGCGACAACGAGGTACTCAAAGGCATCGACTTCGCGGTCCCGGCCGGGAGCGTGACCGTCATCATCGGCCCGTCCGGGTCGGGCAAGACGACGATCCTACGGTCGTTGAACGCACTCGACCTGCCCGACGCGGGCATCATCCGGGTGGCCGACGAGACCATCGACTTCGCGGGGTCCTACGGCAAGGCCGACATCGCCCGATATCGCCGGCAGAGCGCGATGGTGTTCCAGGGTCACAA
This sequence is a window from Gordonia insulae. Protein-coding genes within it:
- a CDS encoding ABC transporter permease subunit (The N-terminal region of this protein, as described by TIGR01726, is a three transmembrane segment that identifies a subfamily of ABC transporter permease subunits, which specificities that include histidine, arginine, glutamine, glutamate, L-cystine (sic), the opines (in Agrobacterium) octopine and nopaline, etc.), producing the protein MRPLRRSLPAVLLTLLLVAGLSGCGSGSSSEGFEGIRESGVLRVGTEGTYAPFSYHDQSTGQLSGYDVDVANAVAEKLGVRAEFVETPWDSIFAALGADRFDVVANQVTITPERQARYDLSAPYSVGEGVIVTRADDTSIRSLDDLSGKVTAQSATSNWAQVARDAGARVEAVEGFTQAITLLNQGRVQATVNDSIAVYAYLAETGDTSVRIAAKTGDTSEQAFAARKDSRIVGELNRALDELKADGTLTRISQRYLKADASGSPQAQPSDQQKSEPRSTWQLIADNLWPMARATLTMTIPLAAISFVIGLVIALIVALARLSTNRLVSWLARAYISVIRGTPLLVQLFIIFYALPELGVSVPPFPAAVVAFSLNVGGYAAEIIRSAILSVPKGQTEAAQTIGMDYVTTLRRIVLPQAARNAVPGLSNTLISLVKDTSLASTILVTELLRVAQIAAAPTFEFFALYTTAAVYYWIVCFVLSGLQGRLEHRLGRFVTS
- a CDS encoding DUF4245 domain-containing protein, with translation MAAKPRILHSSKDMIWSLIPLLIVCAIVAIASGNCSVGLSGQAADDRTPAFDVTNALQADARDLPFPIRRPPTPEGWKPNSGSTQAVGGTRVSNVGWISDVGAYVQLSQTDAKEEDLVVHLGGGEALGSGTRQVGGREWVTYSTPDEKKFWITDLGDVRIAVLSRGPDDDMTEIANAVLAQQPLPGRA